Part of the Lucilia cuprina isolate Lc7/37 chromosome 5, ASM2204524v1, whole genome shotgun sequence genome is shown below.
aaaatataattgcaGTTGAACACTATTCCATCTATTCTGAAAACAAGGATAcatatcaaaatatgtatgatTAAGGAGAAAATATTTGAGAACTTATCTGTCcattaattctataaaatatagtaCCACCTAAGCTAAATTGTGAATTTTGGCGAACAGATTTGAATCGCTCGCATTGCTGCAATCTCGgtcaaatttgaaattattgctTTAAGTTTTCTTGCAGttgttttctatagttttgatttCACTTTTGCACATTTTCAATGAATTGTTTTCGCACAGACGCTCCACTAggatttacatacattttaggccgcaattaataaaaatcttatcaaaataattttaatgataatttgtcaacagcttttttattttttcaatataaaatctgACAATTTCAATATTGCTCAGAGTAAgtaccatatagtagtatatagacgaaagtaattgtcaaggacctaagtcccttGTCAAAGACCTAattggtgagaatgtattagtaaaagcacaaaaataaacacagttggttaaaaggtactaaataaaaaatgtattttttggacgttattctttgtgtgttattaatgaaattttatatggcagtgaataaaaatattagttatttatttttttgaaaagatattttatcccaaaacatattataaacacgtctttttgttatttttttgttgaattaaaaaaagtatgtaaaatacttttttaattttcaatactaaaatgtacagcttttcaattttaattaaaataaaatgtcaaagaataaaaaatattttttttttcgtttgtaaaatataaattattttcggggttttaaataaatgaaaagtgttgaaaaaaataataaacattaagtttaagtgataagaaaaactaataagtggtaataatataaaatgtttatgtttagtaagtgcgtttagttctcacaagtttgttttattctctcagagctcatctgtgtgaagagaataaaaatttgaaaaccccttcagtttcgcctatatgtactactatatggtaaGTACGATTACACTTTTgtgtttaaaatcaaatatttccaaaatattaaacagaatgcatgtaattttaatattaaaatgtttattatattataaacatgAATCTAAAtactatatttattatattttttctaatatttcttgaaattatgtttgatataaaaaataagaaggaaaaatggaatatttactaatattttatttataataaaaattagatattgaaaaacaacattaccttttattttaaataaagttttaattcatgttttttaatattttaaaattttgtcgacattttaattaaattaaatgtttcctctttttatttttctcttattttgtACAGCGacgtattttttagtattattcagGACATCTGGCATCTCTGCCCCAAAATAAAAACATCGTTAATTTTTTGCtagaagtaattttctatatttttaaaataaaacttgattTAGTTTAAATTCTTGAGGAAGGCTATGTCTGCtccaaaaagaagaaaacattgGGGGAATAACCCTAAATTTAAGGTGCCAAAAACCTCTGACGGACCCAGCTCAAGCTCAAATAGATTTCAACTACTCTCTGATGAGGAAGAAGAAGctgttgtttttaaagaaaaaattccgCCTATAATTGTAGATCAAGCACACAGTTTTTCGGCTGTTATTGGTTTAATTGGtaagaaatatacttttaaacgTATGACTATTGGAACGAAGATTTCATCGAACTTTATACCGCTCTACAATGATGCTCTAACTGTTCTTAAAGACAgtaaatttcagttttatactcatgagttaaaaattttaaattagttttatttggcCTACATAAACTGGAACCAAAGGTAATCATCGAGGAGTTTCTTATATCGCATAATATTAAACCTGTGAGCGTAAAGGAATTGGAAACAAAGCGTACCAGTGTAGATGACGCACTTTACATAATCGAGTTTGAGAAATGTGAATCATAGAGCCGATGACCAGAAGTGTCCCAGCCGACAAGAATATTTAGAAATACCGCAAAGAGTAACTTCTAATACAAGGACTGTAAACAAAAGAAGTAATGTTTCGTTTTTAAATGAAGATGGCAATGATTTTCCTCAATTGCCAAGGCAAGATCACCAAAGTAACTCGCGTAACCCTCGCGCTTATGGCAATTTGTATTCAGAGGTAGCTAAGAACAGAagctacaacaaaaataatagcgATGACATTTCCAACGAACGACTcatggaaatattttttgatgctGTCGATACGTTGCAAAGATGTCAAAATAAGTATGACAAGTTTATAGTTTTAGGTATGATGCTTCAACATGCCATATAATTCTCCTTGTTTGAAAAATGTTCATGTTACGCATTAGAATGCCCAAGGCATAACAACTGAGTCAGCTGCTGCCCAGCTGTAATATGTTTTACATAAAAGCAAAATGGATATTCTACTTTTAAATgagaacttttttatattaatattaataggcCAGTTACGATCACTTCAGTTTACAACCCAACTCACACAGCAAATTTTAAGAATGACCTGGACAAGCTGACGCCTTCTCCAACGACTTCTTTATATTTGGAGATCTGAATGCCCAACATACACTCTGGAATTGTGCATCAAGTAATTCTGTTGAAAGAGAGCTCTACAGTCACTGTCTCCAATCCAGCTATTACATTTATTACCCAAACGAGTATACACGCTTTGGTCAAAACAACATCCCCTGTATTACCATACAGACTGGATAGCAATCGGTAACTGGGTGGAAAACGAAATTAGGTATCAGAATATTGATCAACTAGTCTCTAATTCAGGTAATTTAGATTTATGTTTCGATAAATTGATTTGTATTATCAAAGAAGCTTTTATGAAAAGAATAATGATGGAAAAACTCAGGCAATTATATTTCCATATAATAAATCGAAGAAACGTATTCTTACTAGAAATCTATATTGTAATGGTGTCTTTATCCCCCTGTTGGACAAGATCAAATATCTAGGAATCATATTAGACAAGAAGTTGTCATTTAAAGATCATGTAAATTACACTTGTGAAAAAGCTATAAAGTGCAGCAGAGCCCTATACCCATTGCACAATAGAAGATCGAATACTTTTAATACTTTTCCTTAATTACTGTGATATTAGTAGTTTCCTTAATTGATTATTTAGCTGCTAATTGTTGTAATACTTTTAAGTAAAACCTCAAatcattgtaaatatttatttttataaaggatTCAATAAAGGCAATTATTCAGGAAAAACAGAGTTGTATCActaaaggtattttcagactacaatactgactaccagtgtacacttaataaggtagcctcgtccgcacagctgatcatcagcttttacaatcttatctgtcaaaattcctgtttgtttacatagaaaaaaaatcgcaaaaggtgtaaaaattttaaaaagtgaagaaaattatggttttaaaggagttttctaggtcaatcgtgattaaatgtctttgttatccttctctcttgataaaaaaagaaaatctttagctccggcatacgttccaaatcagtttcaactatttttaacacgaccaatcacttttcacaaaaaacacgtttaattcggaaaattggtcttcccaatagatatagttatgattttcagacattccacgtttaattaatataatatattaatattaatagttaaaaatttaaataattgctaaaaactcatatttttattgtgtttatttgttgctttttcattctacacacacagctttttttgacagatgggattattctacaataacaaatcgcctgttgtttttgtattgttgtatttgttgtagcgacgaggctaccttattaagtgtacactgctGACTACTAATACTTGTCAAAAAATCATGTAGTATAATACAATTTCGTAGTCCAAATACAATTTGAAtgattataagaaaaaatacttctgatttttatgacataccgacggtatttttaaagtttttgaaaatttttaaaaatttctgatttttcatatgtatcaatgttgtatttataaaaagaaacattagaaagaattttcttctaaaaacataaaataaattaaaaacaagtaagagtgctatattcggctgtgccgaatcttatatacccttcaccatagtgtattttaaacataattgatcttactaatactaataaaaacattaaaaaaatgagtggatttaagccgaatgtttcggcggcggctcaagcaactaaatatagttcggcggcggctaagctccgactagaagccggtcgacttcgacctctgattcattgctggtaaacattgacgagacgtagattttgttttgtttatcgtaaaaaaaaattgttttaaaaagcacttggaaaaaatttgtgttagttttaaatttcaaacttacattattcgcataaaaattattgtacaataactcacaatctactctcatataattgaaaacgttttaaagacttttttctattcatcaaaaaatatatttgcaaaacaaaagggaaaattattttattttaacaaaaaacaaaaaatgcaaatcatattttttgctgtgtatactttgtatgtttgaattccaaacatacaaaaaaaatacacagctgaataaaaccaaatacatctacacacacacgtgtacatctttttctatgtacagtgttttttgttgctttttaacaattttttgatgaaattttcagaggttgtctcgatttttgctcatatctccgttattaccgaccgattttgctgattttaatagcgatcttctcgaaagcatgtctaatagaattattgagaTTCAGACATATTTTCAGagtttgtctcggatttttgctcatatctccgttatttaccgaccgattttgctgattttaaatagcgatcttctcgaaagcatgtctaatagaattattgaagattcagacatcgccgatatcaggggtcctctaaaaactgatttcaacagacagacagacggacatggcttaatcgactccgctatctataaggatcaagaatatatatatactttatagggtcggaaaattatattatagaaattacaaacggaatgacaaacttatatatacccttctcacgaaagtgaaggatataataaacaaaaaaatcaagaacatcattaaatttaacaagtaagaatgctatattcggttgtgccgaatcttatatacccttcaccatagtgtattttaaacataattgatcttacagtctagttaataaaaacattaaaaaaatttgagtcgatttaagccgaatgtttcggcgtccggtcgacttcgacctctgattcactgctggtaaacattgacgagacgtacatagattttgtttatcgtaaaaaaaattgttttaaaaagcacttggaaaaaatttgtgttagttttaaatttcaaacttacattattcgcataaaaattattgtacaataactcacaatcatataattgaaaacgttttaaatacttttttctattcattaaaatatatatttgcaaaacaaaagggaaaattattttatttaaacaaaaaatgtaaatcatattttttttgctgtgtattttttgtatgtttggattccaaacatacaaaaaatcttctcgaaagcatgtctaatagaattattgaagattcggatctcgccgatatctggggtcctctaaaaactgatttcaacagacagacggacagatagacagacggacatggcttaatcgactccgctatctataaggatccagaatatatatactttatagggtcggaaaattatattatagaaattacaaacggaatgacaaacttatatatacccttctcacgaaggtgaagggtataaaaaggtaagaattgataaaatgtatgtctgaaatatttatgtatttttcttagaGATTTTTTGACATACCGACTCAGTATTGTATttctgaaaataccttaaaaactattagattttgagtagattttgttttgtatgggatatctagttaaaatcaactagatttgGCTCAAAATCTCATAAGTACTAGGGGTATAAAACAtatgttaaaaatcaattttaattgcacaacaacaaaattctacataaattttacaataaaatgacgTTTATTATCAAGACAatgttgtctaaacaattgttttgccTACACTTTCATAACGACATTATAACCAGTGTTGcctcaataaatttttttctaaccaaaattcgaataaaaaataaccaaattaagaaaaaagtaaacaaaattatttttatttgttttatgtttacatttggacattaaaataacaaattcattttctgaagtggaactatgttataatcagggaaaccaaaacttgatttaaaaaaaattaaatttaatttttttatttttaatttttcagcctattttacaattttgaaaaaattcgtttgtagaacttaaaaactgcaaaaaatacattactctcacgaaaaccaatgttatagttttttgttcaataaagcattacattttaaatcagacatatgatttcatgagaccaatccatttttatagtttaagaaactaattattggaatttatacaacaccgattaaaatgtcagtttagaagctataaatacaattggtagaaatgtgtcaaactttgtcgtttgaaatatgttttttggggtcaaatggtttcatgttatttattggttatctgaacgtaaaacggaattctattaaactagttcttcaaactatgagatgaatcaactataaaaaatcttgtaggatgatatgacactaaacatttattattttattacaatttctgtctttttgagcttttcaatgttaaaaaataatgaaaaattttatttttggagcatattttttaaattttaagagtatattttaagtttttacggcatatttaaagtgcttaaaaaactttttttagagcatgttttcggtttccctggttataatACTATGGTATTATggagacagttatgagcgttaaagtaattttctgtacgagatcttatatgagacgtatggtcaattatgggccaattctcataaaatctgacagagatattttagttccattaaaccttgattatgttgtattttgttgctatattgcagtacattataagctttaaagtcattttcagaggagactttttatgagggatagattcaataATATgccgatcctcataaattttgacaaatacatttccaataaaactttttataatgaatttcatcgctatagatgaatttttaagcaatatagtaattttctgaatagggcataatattggggctaggtgaaatcgttgaccaatatttcgcattttcaatacaaatcaaactgggtcaaaaaaaaaaaaaatattttggcaaaatatttcagctttctatcttgtttcttttcgactctaacgtgttttcaacaataaatatatgtctcttcgcagattcgttaataaatgcaattaatatttattttaaaaaataactgagtttttaacgcgttttagcgcaatttaaaaatactccacatatgactttttggaaaacaattttatattatagaattcttatcattttatgtacatatttggagatttcgttcgaaatttgggtttaaattataataccatgtagcgCATGTTAGCATTAtattcataacttcagcaatatttgtaaacgtaatctatccaaattatccgacaaattgaccaaaatatagaatttaagacggtaaaataaaaactagtataaaacatcatctagaaaatgtaaataaagaactaaaagtcatggtgagatagtagaagtcaaaggtcatgagtatcaaatctttgcatatatcgcgattattgttcgtcgtacgagtttagatgttattacaacttttgtatacaatacaatatagaggttgcaattatactttaaatttaatttggaggacataatctgctaagtacgtagactattcccaccaattttttttttcatataagtatcgcgagttttttcttaaaaatagaaatattaaaggaaGGACGGACGTGTttgaatcgacccaaaaagtgattttaagttcatgGATGCACCAAAAGGAGAGAAAGGATTCATTATTAACGGTGTTAGATTgactagtgtaaataaaataatattacggtgttgttatgattttaatcaactcatttaatatttggaaaactcataggtaaTTTTGCTGAAtcctaaccaattaagatatcgaaaaatacttTTGTGCACATAGGTATAACTAGTAGATGTATAAATTGcagtaataaacaaatttcgaatagtaaaaaaaattccacatattaccaaaattcaaaacagcacgatatgtatatttacataattgataaaaaactagagataaaagaagttgtttttaattttatttttggaataaaagcaaacagcatttagttcaattgtttgtaaaaaataaccaaaacgaaaaaataattcacatgtacacatgcaaaataaaaataaccaattttggttaataataaccaaagtggcaaca
Proteins encoded:
- the LOC124420292 gene encoding uncharacterized protein LOC124420292; translation: MSAPKRRKHWGNNPKFKVPKTSDGPSSSSNRFQLLSDEEEEAVVFKEKIPPIIVDQAHSFSAVIGLIVLFGLHKLEPKVIIEEFLISHNIKPVSVKELETKRTSVDDALYIIEFEKCES